The segment TTCTTTCAGCTTATATTTGTTTAGTGGGATTCCTTCATTGTGATATAACAAGTGTTTGGTCTGGTGACTTGAATAGGGAAGCGAAGGATTATCACAATGGAAACAGTATTGGTTTGTGatgttttcagtaaataaagACTCTTCTGGTCTCTAGTCAGGCTTAAGGATTCTGAGCCTTACAGCTGAAACTGCTGAAACTTGCTTTTGTAGATGACAAACTGTTTTCTAGTATGGTGGCATAACTTGAGAGAGATGAGGAGCTGCTGTTGAACTTGCAAGGAGCGATGTTACTGTAttgatgcttttcttctgctgtaggTAACTGAACTGTTCacagttaataaaaatgaacttgAGCAATGTAAAACAGATCTGGAAATCAAGGagaaagaactggaagaaacacagaaagatcTGCAAGAAACCAAAGTTCATCTGGCTGAAGAAGAATATGTGGtttcagttttggaaaatgCTGAACAAAAACTTCATGGCACAGCTAGCAAGGTTATCACTCTCCTAGCATCTAATTGCAAGAGTAACTTCCTCCGTTTAAGGGTGCCACAATCTGTTCAAAGAAATCTTTCATGCTAAAGCATGATATGAGAGTGACAAAAATGAATTAGAGGTTTAAAAACTATGACAAAAATGAATTCAAGGTTTAAAAACTATGATTGACCCTCTAAAAACTGTTGTGGTGAGGAGCTGCAAGGCTTTTCCTCTGTGAAAGTATTAACCAGTGTACTTAACAGCCAACTGTCAGACTGGAGCTAGCTCTTCATGAGAGTTTCAGTGCTTCGCAATATCTATTGTTGTGAGTTGTATTGCAGAATAACTATTTTACCTAACTAGACACTTGAGCCTGACCCTAAAGCAGAGTAAGTTATGCATAACTAGAGTAGAGAAATTGCAAGAAGCTGTTTCTCTATAGCTATTACACACAAGGAACATGTGCAATAATACTAAGTAACTGAAACTATTGTTATGTCTCTATATTTTAGAGGGTGtttaggggtttttttttgatgtgtttATGACTGGtcttaattttcaaaacagactTGATAGAGACAGAGCCCTACTATTCATAGTGCAAAGTGATTAATCCTGTGTCTTTAGTCAACACGAAAAGTTCTTTCTATTCAGATTCTTGTAAGGTTGAGAGGGGGTGCTCGGTTTTGCATATGGGTTGTGGAATGTTTGTGTGAGATAAATGGGTAGAGAAATCATTTACACTAACTACAAAACCAAATTTCCACTATACTTTCAAATTCTAAATTAATTATCACAGAGGTAATACTGGAAATCACTTGCATTCagtacaattaaaaatatatttactgtcaaatctttcagaaaacttGAAGCGACTGGGAATTTCATGGTTCCTGTTCTatgttaattatattttaattccttAAATACTGAAGGTGTCCTATTTTAATACTTTAACTTGACAGTTGGAGCAAATGATCTGTAGTAGATAAACTTTCTTGTTCTAAGACTATAGATGACATAACATTGGATTGACAACAGTTGTAGTTTGATGTTGAAAGTGAAGCAGATATTTCCTTTAACTTAGAACTAGAGTTCTTCCTAACATAAATTTATGCTTGAATTCTGGTTTACATATGGActgaaataactttaaaatttttttagTTGCTTAATACAGTTGAAGAAACCACAAAAGATGTATCCGGTCTCCATGCAAAACTGGACCGTAAGAAGGCTGTTGATCAGCACAATGCTGTTGTTCAGAATGCATTTGCACAACAAATGACTGATTTGTTCAACAAAATACAAGATTCAGTTAATGAGAACAGCGTGAAGCAGCAACAGATGTTGACATCTTACACAAATTTTATAGGTAAGTGTAATACCTGTATGTGAAGGTCATCCTGATATTTTGCAATAGTAGTATCAAAgatcagcattttaaaatggatcCGTTTCAGTAAATAgattaaactttattttaaacaatgtaATGATTACATAATAACATGCCTGGGATGATCAACTAAGAGTAGTAGCTACATTCAACCGAACACCTCGACTCTCTCTTCTTGATACATTTTATGAACtaaaaaatattctgccttTGTGGGTTGTCAGAGGCAATAAGGTGATGAGCAATAAAAAGTGGTCGTATCTTAAAATGAAACTTTGTTTTGTAACTCTTCACAATTTCTTTTGTAGGTGACATCTTGTCTACCAGTTCATCAGCAGCTAATATTCTTACATCAGTTGCATCAGCATCTTTTGCCTCTCTTAAGGAATTGGTGTCTACTGAAGTTTCCTGCATGTCTGAAAAAGTATTACAACACGAGAATCTGTCACTTGATCATAAAGCTGAGCTCCTGAGATTAATTGTTAGTAATACTCTTTTGTTATTTGAAGTATATGAAATTGTCCTCAATTAGAAGAGGTGCTATAaatactatcttttttttcctcgaTGCTCTGTTTCAACACATGGCCATGATTGTGTCCCTCTTCCCTTCTCGTCTCATCACAAGCTGTAATGTGCTGTACAGCAAAATCTAACTGCAGAGCACATAGACCTTACTTATTCATATGAATATGGATAGCTTCTTACAAATGTACTGAAGAGactttcatattttgttttacttttttttttttttcctattgctcTTTCTAGGAGGAGCATGCATCTGGATTAGGAAGCGCATTAAATAGCTTGACACCAATGGTAGAATTTGTCCTGGGCCTAAACTGTCAGTTTCAGactaacatgaaaaaatattcagctgtGGCTGATAAGGTAATgtacagatttttctcttgtgcttttctcttttatgttaCTTGCATATACCCCCTTTTCTGCAGTGCTAGTGTTTTCATGCCTGGTTTGGCTTTGTCTCCTCTATTTTGTCACTTACATTCTTCTACCTTTTACCTTTTCCTTACAGACTTCTCTaccatttttgtgtgtgttgtgttCCCTTGCTACCTGTAATGGCACAGCTGCTCACCTAAATGCTGCAGAAGAAtgataaaatgtaaatgcttaAAGCTATGTATGACAGATATTTGATAATATTCTTAGTATAGTCTCTTCTGTATTATAGAAGTCTGAAACAGCTAACTCAAATGACTTCTATCACTTCAAATTTCTCCTGCTATTGtaccaaacttttttttcctggttatCTTCATTATGGAGAATGTGGTAGTGTACAGTAACAATATACATAGACAATGCTACACTTATAAAAATCCtatgcttgatttttttttttggtctacgttatcatagaattaccaaggttggaaaagacctccaagattatcCGGTCCAGCCGTCCAgctatcaccagtatttcccactaaaccacatccctcagtacaacatctaaatgtttcttgaacgccttttgaatacctccagggatggagactctaccacctccctgggcagttaTGTTTTAACTCTTTGTTGAACTGTAGCTTCACTCTTTCATTCTCTccattttgttgaaaaaaaaccTCGGTTCCAGGTGGAGGACTTAGTTTCCCTCTTCTGTCAATTGCATCTCATCTGAAATAAACTCACTTCATCTAGAGGCTGTCTGCTGGTTTTCAAGCTTTAACAGCGACTAGTACACGGCTTACAGGCTGTTGCTTCTTACTCTAGTCTCAGTCAAGTATGTTTGTCTTCCTATTTTGTCTACTTTGCGTGCTGAATTTTGTTTAGGAAAGCCCATGCCAAGTGCCAGTCTGTAACTTCAGAATGTTCTACATGCTATTTGCCACCATTTATCCACAATACTTTACTTGCCTTTGACAACCTTTGTGAAGGAAAGGTTTCTTCTCCCCTCTCTTCCCCGTTATGCTGCAGATAAGTATCCAGTTCCTATCTAATGACAAACATTTAACTTagaataaacttttttttcaaagatggaaggtcataaaaaagaaatggatacCTTCTTTGAAGATCTTTCTCTCATGCTGAAAAAATTACAGGAAGAAACAGATAATGTTCTTGCTCAGCTTCAGAATGATTGTGAAAATTTAAGAGAAGAAGTGGAAATGACAAGACTAGCTCATACAAAGGTACCCTTAGAGTAAGGAGAAATCTTAGTGTCACATGTTATTTTGATTTAAACACTATAGCGGTAAACCATGGTATTTGTTTCAGAAGCAGTGGTGAAACAGTGTCCTAGTGATACTAATTCTTTTCAACTTCTGTTGTGTGACTTTAGGTATCTTATGTAGGAGCAAGAGTTACCCTTGCTATGAACATGTCCAGTGTATATTTCTTTACATAAATCTCCAAAGGCAAAATGTCTGTCTCGtctatagaaaaaaatctaacttAAGCTTTAGAATAATAAAGCTGTAGTATATCTTTCTTAAAAGGTATGTGAATGCCTTTCTTAATGTTAGTGAAGAATACCATTAAAATGTATGACTTTTCTTAATAGAGTGCAGCTGAATTAATGTCCTCACTACAAAGACAGCTTGACCTGTTTGCTCAGGAGACTCAGAAGAACTTAGCTGATGTACTGGCAAAAAATAGAAGCTTGAAGACCGCCATCACTGATGTACAAGAAAATGTTCACCTGTAAGGAACGGATTACTTTTGGTATAAACTGATGCAAGATGCAACTGTATATGAAGAAGACTGCAAACCTAGATGCTCTTCGTATTTGTTTATCAATTCTGCTGGGCAAAACCAGTATGTTAGAGCAGAGTTCTGCCACAGAATGTAAATCATAGCTCACCTTTCTCACAGAAAGGGTAGCCCTACAAGGCTTTTTCTTAAACTTCTCTCTTGAATGCACTGCAGATAAGAGACCATTGTTTGGGGCGCAATATACTATAATGAACAGAGCTCGGTATGCCTACATGTGATTGCTTCTTACCTTGAAGACTTGACTTGGAGTATAGTCATACAACTATTGCTGCATGCTTCATTTGGTTTGAAAATAACTAGGGTCTTGCTGAAGCTTTTTAGGGGATCGAACAAACCTAGTAGTCTGAGTGCTGCAATGTCTAAATTTACAAAATAGAGCAATGACATTGTAATTAACTGTTTTGGTAAGTCACATTTATAATTGTAGAATGTGTTAAAATCCACCTTTCAAAAATCTCTAAATTGTTGCACATCTGTTGTTGCAGGAAAACTACAGACCTAGTCAGCAGTACAGCTTCTAATCATAGCAGATTTATTGCATCTATGGATAATTTTTCTAAGGAGCTCAGGATTATAAATGGTGAAAACAAGAGGATGCTGGAAGATTCCACTGACCACTGCCAGCAACTTCTCATCAATCTCAGAAACGTGTCTCAGGATGCTGATACATGTGCTGAACTTACAATTGCTCAGATAGGCGGCTTTACCGATCAGCAGCTATTGTCCTTCAGGGATGAGAAACAACAATTTATGTGTTTTCAAAAGGTACCTGCAGCTATTGTAGTCTAATGCAATATTTGGAGACAAACTTCTACAGTAGAATTTGTAGGGGAAAGTTCTTAATTATAATCAGTACAAAATGGAATCTTGATCACAGCAGACTCATGCTAATAAACTTAAATAAGTGCATTTTGATGTAATTAAAAAGCTTAACTTGAGTAAGAGTTTAAAGTAGCAGtgcaaatgactttttaaaagtgtCTTGATTAATCCCATGTGGCTAACTTCCATCTGTACTTCAAGCTTTTTACCTCTTCTGTAGTATGCAGCTCTAATTCTAAAACTTAAGTGCAGGTAGTATCCTGGGGAGATTTGGACAGAGATCAAATATAAGCTGTAATGAAACAGACAAATCCAATTTGTTTTGCTAGCTTTTAGAAAGTTAAAGTGCTTAAGGCATTTGTACTCTAGAGAAAGATGCTCTTTTATCTATTATGCCTACTGAAAACTTCAGGCACTTCCTTCCAATGGGAAggacaaaatatgtttttttcctctttgtcctcTAGAAATGCATGAAGTTTCAAGTCCTGGTAGGGTTTTATCACTTTCCCTTAAAAATCCTAATTTTTGCAAGGTTATATGTAGACACATAAGAATTCTGTTCTGAACCAGCTGGCATCACTTTTATTCTGAAGAGTAGCTTTCTGAAATGATCATACTTTCTAAGAAACTGACTCTCTTCTGAAGATAGTTCTCGAAATGAGAGTGTAAAATTGGCACTGAAACTTCTCAATTTGAGGTCTCACAATTGTTTCGTTTCAGATCATGTCACTAACCCACATCTTAGAAAAGAGGCCATAACCTTAACTTTCCTGTTAACTTGATGTTTTTgtgcttctgttgttgtttgtttgttctagaaaaacagagaaaactgtgaTAAAGCAATAGCTGAAATTGCCGACCATATTGATGCTCAAAAAACCGCTGAGGAGAAGGTACTACACGGCCTTCTTGATCGAATAAAAGTTGATCAGGGAGTACTTCTGGAGCAGAAGCTGGCACTTAATGAGAAAGCACAGCACGGACTGGCTCAGGTTAATGGTTTCCTGCAAGAAGATCTTAAAGTGGATATTCCAACAGGTATTTCAAATAGGGCAGGAGGCAGAATAATCTTGTGGAAAGCAATTTGAGTTGCAGAGTTCATGATCGGAGGTTGATAGGAACATAACACAGCTGGCCatcttgcacttttttttttttaaggtgaatGCAAAGATTGACTGAAGGAAGTGTGACTTCTGTATTGAGTTAATGTAAAACAGATAATCTGTAATTAAAGCAATTGCTTTATGTGTTTAATAGTACCTTTCATTTGTATGCTATCTTCATTAAAGGGACAACTCCACAGAGAAGAGACTACTCCTATCCAGTCACGCTGGTGAAAACAGAACCCAGGGAACTTCTACTGGAACAACTGAGGCAAAAGCAACTAAAGCTTGATGCTATGCTAAACAGTGTGATAAAGGAAGTGGAGGGGAATGCAGATGAGGTATGCACATGAGTGACAAACATGTTAATGAAGATTTCACATCTCTAAAGagttttgtggtgtttttttaatctccgTGGAAAGTTGACTGGAAACACAACACCTTCCTGCACGGTACTTGGAGCTGCATGCTGAGCTTTTGAGAAAAAACACTATCTTGAAAAATAAGGGAAGACCTTAATAGTTGTTTAGAGGCTTTCATTACTATTTCACAAAAATGTATAAAGCATGATTAGATCTGTAAGAGATGCAGCGCTGCCATTCGCATAGGAAATTCAAGCATTCAGTGAACTTCTCTGAACACTTCTGTTTTAGGACCtgctggaagaggaggaaggggtgCAAGAATCCAGTGAAAGCCTTGCTGGTGACAAGTTCTTAGTGGATATAAACATAAGCTGTCATGCAAATGGGGGCATTCCCTTTTTCCAGGTAACTTTCATA is part of the Numida meleagris isolate 19003 breed g44 Domestic line chromosome 5, NumMel1.0, whole genome shotgun sequence genome and harbors:
- the KIF11 gene encoding kinesin-like protein KIF11 isoform X2 gives rise to the protein MSKKTYTFDMVFGAQAKQIDVYRSVVCPILDEVIMGYNCTVFAYGQTGTGKTFTMEGERSPNEEYTWEEDPLAGIIPRTLHQIFEKLTENGTEFSVKVSLLEIYNEELFDLLNPTPDVGERLQMFDDPRNKRGVIIKGLEEVTVHNKNEVYQILERGAAKRTTAATYMNAYSSRSHSVFSITIHMKETTMDGEELVKIGKLNLVDLAGSENIGRSGAVDKRAREAGNINQSLLTLGRVITALVERAPHIPYRESKLTRILQDSLGGRTKTSIIATVSPASINLEETLSTLEYAHRAKNIMNKPEVNQKLTKKALIKEYTEEIERLKRDLAATREKNGVYISLENFEALNGKLTVQEEQIAEYIDKISVMEEEMKRVTELFTVNKNELEQCKTDLEIKEKELEETQKDLQETKVHLAEEEYVVSVLENAEQKLHGTASKLLNTVEETTKDVSGLHAKLDRKKAVDQHNAVVQNAFAQQMTDLFNKIQDSVNENSVKQQQMLTSYTNFIGDILSTSSSAANILTSVASASFASLKELVSTEVSCMSEKVLQHENLSLDHKAELLRLIEEHASGLGSALNSLTPMVEFVLGLNCQFQTNMKKYSAVADKMEGHKKEMDTFFEDLSLMLKKLQEETDNVLAQLQNDCENLREEVEMTRLAHTKSAAELMSSLQRQLDLFAQETQKNLADVLAKNRSLKTAITDVQENVHLKTTDLVSSTASNHSRFIASMDNFSKELRIINGENKRMLEDSTDHCQQLLINLRNVSQDADTCAELTIAQIGGFTDQQLLSFRDEKQQFMCFQKKNRENCDKAIAEIADHIDAQKTAEEKVLHGLLDRIKVDQGVLLEQKLALNEKAQHGLAQVNGFLQEDLKVDIPTGTTPQRRDYSYPVTLVKTEPRELLLEQLRQKQLKLDAMLNSVIKEVEGNADEDLLEEEEGVQESSESLAGDKFLVDINISCHANGGIPFFQHKRSHKKDKENKAAAMLEKTKTEDMTEQLLPKSKLPLRSVN